A single Cyclopterus lumpus isolate fCycLum1 chromosome 1, fCycLum1.pri, whole genome shotgun sequence DNA region contains:
- the si:ch211-156l18.8 gene encoding probable G-protein coupled receptor 179, translating into MGPVWLLLLLLLLLPSLLGAQVTPGFTPGVPADNSTDSLTNSTGTSTSPTSPTSPSSPVGPTDPSGAPTQEEDDWSPAETFLYTRDPLALEAARCSRAYSPPGLSGSPPGSFGAALRPALDALANTANFLNMIFQASDLRESTVREDMEWYHALVRALLEADLLIRRALLTFDADPTSPAPQLVLCASRNPTAKVQTIILQDLSKAWGSLHPPAPAPDDSWFRSFKFPESKKPTAALSKRVLLNDLSTLDTPKWRQGDSYVTNHSGVRWGHAPFLDCDDGLFVSDWMLTLSTSFYGLKPDLTPEFRGVIRVDVNIQDIDLDQCATGDGWFADTHQCNRTSMECVPSPGQGFQLGQYCCRCKEGYYDPEGAPGDPGVDADGGGANRSDGGGTCYPDSPICLPCWPGCASCQDGAPCWVQEAWLLRGGVLAAQGVFMLLIFVSMLVAYRHRRNRRIRASGLLLLETILFGSLLLYFPVFIMYFKPSTFRCILLRWVRMLGFSIVYGTVTLKMYRVLKVFLSRTAQRVPYMSSLHLLRILGVMLMTVSWFLCAWTVGVLQNRDRNIPVFVTSTTADGQGFNLCYLDRWDYMMAVAELLFLCWGSSLWTAVRPVPSAFHEPRYMGIAIHNELLLSSMFHLFRFTFPSLHPDWMLLLSFTHTHVTITVTLALLFLPKFLYVSKPRREEIAAEVYEDEVDLRRSGSYLNSSFYSGWSEHSGVDPDDFRDELRKLYAQLEVHKTKKMTANNPHLSKKRSSRCALGRSIIRRIAEIPESMSRQCSREDKDGSFHSRISVNQSESFWRTPDTVSIHYKSSMKSPSPSMRKSQSDHHYIRERDPSLRDSMLKANTVKRSSRRSETDSLDIPPGVCKSASAQNLSINTNLLHPDHTRLHKSWSLTSTTTHSMENIAKITRACTVLTRSRQSLSISEQTRSALQSESFSKTEVCPWEVEQEQSGDKNQKHVTYEDRSDKGPTSPEVLVCPWDHFPPEEKSPSEDRGTGGTDSPKPQASVSASAPGTPRPKVTKDQRVFSFRNTSSKWLSVKNVIGSFDAGSRSSKDGSLYKEDSVSQKSQESISTTPRWGTSSRRPSMEKRSLQKRSMTTGEKPYLVKQNAIRLSSADSSDRSPRKLAIGKSAVYPWDMDDMPKEGTYENVFLSRQNSKRSSISSWETASSCRTPSTHRRGSNRITPVRNSPYTDMCPWDGASQEGEGFKKQQSIKADVCPWDSLVSQPSNVCPWESQEQGNASRRGSVRSDACPWELQDIPVIYYTNTSRDSQGQQSLKRPANICPWETAEGPPSSVREDNEYVNVCPWDVQDRAEVVYENFNPSETKGTLSVPLHQEIMKPAIYPGASKETLSNEQQHQAKSPVLDLGRHMSMVAESCPWDFPDPPKTMGDICPWDEGNTDPTDTGSMTQMTIKVDICPWETGHQDKPADSGISPLRAASVQTDGNYSTRVNVCPWETDPPDKTGATGMVSQGLERPADVCPWDSGEPETGNPQTPKTSESHVRQDTDCTAAVKTEESKASGKLQRQGNSQEGVCPWETGEPKVLQKQDSTQEDVCPWETGEPKVLQKQDSTQEDVCPWETGEPKVLQKQDSTREDVCPWETGEPKVLQKQDSTREDVCPWETGEPKVLQKQDSTREDVCPWETGEPEVVKKQDTTGGDVCPWESQDPQTSNESKVDIPKSDQDYVTENQGPEEADMSTEQIDEMKENLALGRRDALCPWQMERSRSGSFTDNASDVFTWEPENIPEEDEEDDAECAAEAFVFPSDL; encoded by the exons ATGGGTCCCGtttggcttcttcttcttcttcttcttctgctcccgTCCCTCCTCGGAGCGCAGGTGACTCCGGGCTTCACGCCGGGAGTCCCGGCGGACAACAGCACGGACTCTTTGACCAACAGCACGGggacctccacctcccccacctcccccacctccccctccagCCCTGTCGGGCCCACAGATCCGTCTGGAGCTCCCACGCAGGAGGAAGATGACTGGTCCCCAGCGGAGACCTTCCTGTACACCAGAGACCCGCTGGCGCTGGAGGCCGCGCGCTGCTCGCGTGCGTACAGCCCGCCGGGTCTGTCCGGGTCGCCGCCCGGCAGCTTCGGCGCCGCCCTCCGGCCGGCTCTGGACGCGCTGGCCAACACGGCCAACTTCCTCAACATGATCTTCCAGGCCAGTGACCTGCGGGAGAGCACCGTGCGGGAGGACATGGAGTGGTACCACGCCCTGGTCCGCGCCCTCCTGGAGGCCGACCTGCTCATCCGGCGGGCCCTGCTCACCTTCGACGCCGACCCGACGTCCCCGGCGCCGCAGCTGGTGCTCTGCGCCTCCCGCAACCCGACGGCCAAGGTGCAAACCATCATCCTCCAGGACTTGTCCAAGGCCTGGGGGAGCCTGCACCCGCCGGCCCCCGCCCCCGACGACAGCTGGTTCCGGAGCTTTAAATTCCCGGAGTCCAAAAAGCCGACGGCGGCCCTGTCCAAGCGGGTGCTCCTCAACGACCTCAGCACCTTGGACACGCCCAAGTGGAGGCAGGGCGACAGCTACGTGACCAATCACAGCGGGGTGCGCTGGGGCCACGCCCCCTTCCTCGACTGCGATGACGGACTCTTCGTTTCCGACTGGATGCTCACCCTGTCCACGTCCTTCTACGGCCTCAAGCCCGACCTCACGCCAGAGTTCAG AGGTGTGATCCGCGTGGACGTCAACATTCAAGACATCGACCTGGACCAGTGTGCAACAGGAGACGGCTGGTTTGCCGACACTCACCAGTGCAACCGCACCAGCATGGAG TGCGTCCCGAGTCCAGGCCAGGGCTTTCAACTGGGTCAGTACTGCTGCCGCTGCAAAGAGGGTTACTACGACCCAGAGGGGGCCCCTGGAGATCCAG GTGTGGATGCAGATGGCGGCGGCGCGAACAGGAGCGACGGCGGCGGCACGTGTTACCCCGACTCGCCCATCTGTCTGCCGTGCTGGCCGGGCTGCGCCAGCTGCCAGGACGGCGCCCCCTGCTGGGTGCAGGAGGCCTGGCTCCTCAGGGGCGGCGTGCTGGCCGCCCAGGGCGTCTTCATGCTCCTCATCTTCGTCAGCATGCTGGTGGCCTACAGGCATCGTCGCAACCGG aggATCCGGGCGTCCGGCCTCTTGTTGCTGGAGACCATCTTGTTCGGCTCTCTGCTGCTCTACTTCCCG GTGTTCATCATGTACTTCAAGCCGAGCACCTTCAGGTGTATTCTGCTCCGCTGGGTCCGAATGCTCGGCTTCTCCATCGTCTACGGGACGGTCACTCTGAAAATGTACAG GGTCCTGAAGGTGTTCCTCTCGCGCACGGCCCAGAGAGTGCCCTACATGTCCAGCCTGCACTTGCTGAGGATTCTGGGAGTGATGCTGATGACGGTCAGCTGGTTCCTGTGCGCGTGGACGGTCGGCGTCCTGCAGAACCGCGACAGGAACATCCCGGTGTTCGTCACAAGCACCACGGCGGACGGCCAGGGGTTCAACCTGTGTTACCTGGACCGCTGGGACTACATGATGGCTGTGG CCGAGCTTCTGTTCCTGTGCTGGGGGAGCTCCCTGTGGACCGCCGTCAGGCCGGTTCCCTCGGCCTTCCACGAGCCTCGCTACATGGGCATCGCCATCCACAACGAGCTGCTGCtctcctccatgtttcatctGTTCAG GTTCACgtttccctctctccatcctgatTGGATGTTGCTGCTCTCCTTCACGCACACCCATGTGACCATCACCGTGACACTCGCCCTGCTCTTCCTTCCCAAG TTTCTGTATGTGTCTAAgccgaggagagaggagatcgCAGCGGAGGTGTATGAAGATGAAGTGGACCTGCGGCGCTCCGGCTCGTACCTCAACAGCAGTTTTTACTCCGGTTGGAGTGAACACAGTGGAGTGGACCCGGATGACTTTCGG GATGAACTGAGGAAGTTATATGCCCAGTTAGAAGTCCACAAGACCAAGAAGATGACTGCAAACAACCCCCATCTGTCAAAGAAGCGAAGTTCTCGATGTGCGTTGGGGAGATCCATTATTAGACGCATTGCGGAGATCCCGGAAAGCATGAGCCGGCAGTGCAGCCGCGAGGACAAAGATGGATCCTTCCACAGTAGGATCAGTGTGAATCAATCAGAGTCCTTCTGGAGGACCCCGGATACTGTCAGTATCCACTACAAAAGTTCCATGaaatcaccatcaccatccatGCGCAAGTCCCAAAGTGATCATCACTACATCAGGGAAAGAGACCCTTCCTTGCGCGACTCCATGTTAAAGGCCAACACGGTGAAGAGATCTTCCCGGCGATCTGAGACGGACTCCTTGGATATCCCACCAGGAGTTTGCAAGTCAGCCAGCGCCCAAAATCTGTCAATTAATACCAATCTCCTGCATCCTGATCACACCAGGCTTCATAAGTCCTGGAGTCTAACCTCCACGACCACCCATTCTATGGAGAACATAGCGAAGATCACCAGAGCTTGCACAGTGCTGACAAGGTCCCGGCAGAGCCTTTCCATTAGTGAGCAGACCAGGAGTGCTCTCCAGTCAGAGTCATTTAGCAAGACTGAGGTCTGTCCTTGGGAGGTGGAACAAGAACAATCAGGGGACAAGAACCAGAAACATGTCACCTACGAGGATAGGTCGGACAAAGGGCCAACATCTCCAGAAGTGCTTGTCTGTCCCTGGGACCATTTTCCACCCGAAGAAAAGAGCCCTTCAGAGGATAGGGGAACAGGTGGAACGGACTCCCCCAAACCACAGGCCAGTGTGTCTGCAAGTGCACCAGGCACTCCGAGACCAAAGGTCACAAAAGATCAACGTGTCTTCTCCTTCCGCAACACCAGCAGTAAGTGGCTCTCTGTAAAAAACGTCATTGGATCCTTTGATGCCGGAAGCAGGTCCAGTAAGGACGGGAGTTTGTATAAAGAGGATTCCGTTTCACAAAAGAGTCAGGAAAGCATTTCCACAACGCCGAGATGGGGAACATCTAGTCGACGTCCCAGCATGGAAAAGAGGTCACTGCAGAAAAGAAGTATGACGACAGGGGAAAAACCATATCTCGTGAAACAGAACGCCATCAGACTTTCTTCTGCGGATTCTTCAGACAGAAGCCCACGAAAGCTAGCGATCGGAAAATCCGCCGTCTACCCTTGGGACATGGATGATATGCCAAAAGAAGGCACTTacgaaaatgtgtttttatcgAGGCAGAACAGCAAACGTAGTAGTATTAGTTCTTGGGAAACTGCTAGCAGTTGTAGAACTCCTTCAACTCACAGAAGAGGAAGTAATCGAATTACACCAGTCCGCAATTCTCCCTACACAGATATGTGTCCATGGGATGGAGCTTCCCAGGAAGGAGAGGGCTTTAAGAAGCAGCAGAGCATTAAAGCAGACGTCTGCCCTTGGGACTCGCTGGTATCTCAACCATCTAACGTGTGTCCGTGGGAATCTCAAGAGCAAGGGAATGCAAGCAGGCGAGGAAGTGTTCGTAGCGATGCATGTCCTTGGGAATTGCAGGATATTCCAGTTATTTATTATACTAACACGTCCAGAGATTCACAGGGACAACAGTCTTTGAAACGTCCAGCAAATAtatgtccctgggagactgcagAAGGTCCTCCATCTTCAGTGAGGGAAGATAATGAATATGTTAATGTTTGTCCCTGGGATGTTCAGGACAGAGCTGAAGTTGTATATGAAAACTTTAATCCCTCGGAGACCAAGGGAACGCTGTCGGTGCCTCTTCACCAAGAAATTATGAAACCTGCCATCTATCCCGGTGCGTCAAAAGAAACGTTAAGTAATGAGCAGCAACACCAAGCAAAATCCCCTGTCCTGGATTTGGGTAGACACATGTCCATGGTAGCAGAAAGTTGTCCATGGGATTTCCCTGACCCCCCTAAAACCATGGGGGACATTTGTCCATGGGATGAGGGGAACACCGATCCAACAGATACAGGCTCAATGACACAAATGACTATCAAAGTAGAtatttgtccctgggagactggaCATCAAGACAAACCAGCAGACTCAGGTATCTCACCTTTGAGAGCTGCTTCTGTACAGACTGATGGGAACTACAGCACAAGAGTAAACGTATGTCCCTGGGAAACTGACCCCCCGGATAAAACTGGAGCTACCGGGATGGTGTCACAAGGACTGGAAAGGCCAGCAGATGTTTGTCCGTGGGATAGTGGCGAACCAGAAACAGGAAATCCACAGACCCCCAAAACATCTGAGAGTCATGTAAGGCAAGACACAGATTGCACAGCGGCAGTCAAAACGGAAGAATCAAAAGCATCAGGGAAACTACAAAGACAAGGAAATTCCCAGGAAGGTGTTTGTCCGTGGGAGACAGGGGAACCAAAGGTTCTCCAAAAGCAAGATAGTACACAGGAAGATGTTTGCCCGTGGGAGACAGGGGAACCAAAGGTTCTCCAAAAGCAAGATAGTACACAGGAAGATGTTTGCCCGTGGGAGACAGGGGAACCAAAGGTTCTCCAAAAGCAAGATAGTACAAGGGAAGATGTTTGTCCGTGGGAGACAGGGGAACCAAAGGTTCTCCAAAAGCAAGATAGTACACGGGAAGATGTTTGCCCGTGGGAGACAGGGGAACCGAAGGTTCTCCAAAAGCAAGATAGTACTCGGGAAGATGTTTGTCCGTGGGAGACAGGGGAACCAGAAGTTGTCAAAAAGCAAGACACCACTGGAGGGGATGTTTGTCCGTGGGAGTCTCAGGATCCACAAACCTCAAACGAAAGCAAAGTTGATATTCCCAAAAGTGACCAAGATTACGTCACAGAGAACCAGGGGCCAGAAGAGGCAGATATGAGCACAGAGCAGATCGATGAGATGAAAGAAAACTTAGCCCTGGGCCGGCGTGATGCTTTGTGTCCCTGGCAGATGGAGAGGAGCCGGTCGGGGTCGTTCACAGACAACGCCTCGGACGTCTTCACGTGGGAGCCCGAGAACATTccagaggaagacgaggaggacgatGCAGAATGTGCCGCCGAGGCTTTCGTATTCCCATCTGACTTGTGA